One Tiliqua scincoides isolate rTilSci1 chromosome 9, rTilSci1.hap2, whole genome shotgun sequence DNA segment encodes these proteins:
- the COTL1 gene encoding coactosin-like protein has protein sequence MATKIDKEACREAYNLVRDDGTDVNWVTFKYDGSTIVPGHHGSDYEEFTRQCTDDIRLFGFVRFTTGDAMSKRVKFALITWIGESVSGLQRAKTGTDKTLVKEVVQNFAKEFVISDHKELDEDYIKSELKKAGGANYDAQTE, from the exons ATGGCCACGAAGATCGACAAAGAGGCATGCCGAGAGGCGTACAACCTGGTGAGAGACGACGGCACGGACGTGAACTG GGTGACTTTTAAGTACGATGGATCCACAATTGTTCCCGGGCACCATGGAAGCGATTATGAGGAATTTACAAGACAGTGTACAG ATGACATCCGGTTGTTTGGCTTTGTGCGATTTACCACCGGGGATGCCATGAGCAAGCGAGTCAAGTTTGCCTTGATCACATGGATTGGTGAGAGTGTCAGCGGCCTGCAGAGAGCCAAAACGGGGACTGACAAGACTCTGGTAAAAGAAGTCGTACAG AATTTTGCCAAAGAGTTTGTGATCAGTGACCACAAAGAGCTGGATGAGGATTACATCAAGAGTGAGCTGAAGAAAGCCGGCGGGGCAAATTATGACGCACAGACAGAGTAG